A region of Theileria annulata chromosome 2, complete sequence, *** SEQUENCING IN PROGRESS *** DNA encodes the following proteins:
- a CDS encoding Theileria-specific sub-telomeric protein, SVSP family, putative (Contains a putative signal peptide) — protein sequence MTIEIMNVCVWYRYIIIFILIGSVKCGDQDPDEISGPDDGDDDNFDLITNEMESLVTEEDETNDEPNDNITSSEEIQDITQQLYNPNDQQTEYLQGEQQSHVYDSVYYDSYKPIEYFYQPSLQYNQPPYQYYTYYDQSYGGYRYHQYHYGLDSSTNYYQLSRWNYKYNTEYSNYEQSYSGPQTSETSEPTQETTQEPTKTIKPKYSYKYNRPTRRHQHQDEPPSQYEQPIHILKRQEPTQLTTEPAELEPETIPVEIGSDDEEPQEEPSGPGDGDQPPKGPEEGAEGDDEEEEDEDVKRCNTITLLKMNEEGELVEMIMKEDYKITWIDHNITKYKLYVEVELILCDDEVLFSHYYGKNYPLSMLHNRTTNTFVLDLYNVFMLVKNYKGKWIKRTRHVLNYVKLYTKDYYGNDVLITKKHFYLDLTEKCSFKYSLKTGARCCKVMVRDLLAWEKDPEEEFPLSISITRLMNVMVKFKNYIVVYGKRGGKYKLVYSKYI from the coding sequence atgACTATAGAAATAATGAATGTATGTGTGTGGTAtagatatataataatatttatactaattGGAAGTGTTAAATGTGGAGATCAAGATCCTGATGAAATTTCTGGACCTGATGATGGAGATgatgataattttgatCTAATTACAAATGAAATGGAATCATTAGTAActgaagaagatgaaacAAATGATGAACctaatgataatattacatCTTCAGAAGAAATTCAAGATATTACAcaacaattatataatccTAATGATCAACAAACAGAATATTTACAAGGTGAACAACAATCTCATGTTTATGATTCTGTTTATTATGATTCATATAAACCTAtagaatatttttatcaacCTAGTTTACAATATAATCAACCTCcatatcaatattataccTATTACGACCAAAGTTATGGAGGATATAGATATCATCAATATCATTATGGGCTTGATTCATCTACGAATTATTACCAACTATCAAGATggaattataaatataatactgaatattcaaattatgaACAAAGTTATTCAGGACCACAAACTAGTGAGACTAGTGAACCCACACAAGAAACCACACAAGAACCTACTAAAACAATAAAGCCTAAATAtagttataaatataatagacCAACAAGACGTCATCAACATCAAGATGAACCACCATCACAATATGAACAACCTATACACATACTAAAACGACAAGAACCAACTCAACTAACTACAGAACCAGCTGAATTAGAACCAGAAACTATTCCAGTAGAAATTGGatcagatgatgaagaaCCTCAAGAGGAACCTAGTGGACCTGGAGATGGTGATCAACCACCAAAGGGACCTGAAGAAGGAGCTGAAGGTGATGATgaggaagaagaagatgaagatgttAAAAGGTGTAATACAATAACACTTTTGAAGATGAATGAGGAAGGTGAATTAGTTGAAATGATTATGAAAGAAGATTACAAAATTACATGGATAGATCataatataacaaaatataaattatatgtaGAAGTTGAATTGATACTTTGTGATGATGAAGTACTCTTTAGTCATTATTatggaaaaaattatcCTTTATCAATGCTTCATAATAGAACAACAAATACTTTTGTATTAGATCTTTATAATGTATTTATGttagttaaaaattacaaagGGAAATGGATAAAACGTACAAGACATGTTCTAAATTATGTTAAACTTTATACTAAAGATTATTATGGTAATGATGTTTTAATAACTaaaaaacatttttatcttGATCTAACAGAGAAATGTTCgtttaaatattcattaaagACAGGAGCAAGGTGTTGTAAAGTTATGGTTAGAGATCTATTAGCATGGGAAAAGGATCCTGAAGAAGAATTTCCATTATCAATTTCTATAACGAGATTAATGAATGTGATggtaaaatttaaaaattatattgttgTATATGGGAAAAGAGGTggtaaatataaattagtatattctaagtatatataa
- a CDS encoding Theileria-specific sub-telomeric protein, SVSP family, putative (signal peptide, telomeric PQ rich family protein;~1 probable transmembrane helix predicted for TA11390 by TMHMM2.0 at aa 494-516;~Signal peptide predicted for TA11390 by SignalP 2.0 HMM (Signal peptide probability 0.930, signal anchor probability 0.000) with cleavage site probability 0.918 between residues 21 and 22) has product MNKYDIYFCIFIFILIECVHSQDKNFYKTEPINEENEETNEPTDITEHTDESTHPSIVLGYDNYVPQPTTHQSEYPIDYEQHVYEQYFYDYGASGYYTGYEQEPSQPVNIPPPEQPTEPEPSYQPTQQYYPEPYQQYQGYLPYQPYKDGEYNQFPITHLEYMPYYIPEQEPIFYYVPTSEFPNQPQQIPLPETVPDIYNPQHILQPSGYQHFEPTESQPQEPITESGPSESGPSESEPTDDEENNFDTIVKELEKLIDDDETDDQADDPTVESVEYGNTNTDGNDSEDENFEVKENDEESTVPELSKEESSVEKYTGDPKDKTVYGIADPVKECKKINLFKRDSCGHFVSMVWPGEFEKIEDRYIIKWKNFNHLEAVRCDDSFVWKRGPSEPRPVSLAYHKTDSCFIFGYESEFVLIKWIKVKWSKKARKLPEYIKFYTIDSEGNDVELTRNDYTVEVNIKKNIRYKLNDCKCTKIIVRNMVVWENKYDNNYPTSVMYILSTNVLIFFNNVILSFGKRHGKYVLMKTINK; this is encoded by the coding sequence atgaataaatatgatatatatttttgtatatttatattcatattaatagaatGTGTACACTCTCAGGATaaaaatttctataaaaCCGAACCtattaatgaagaaaatgaagaaacAAACGAACCAACAGATATAACAGAACATACTGATGAAAGTACTCATCCATCAATTGTTTTAGGTTATGATAATTATGTTCCACAACCTACTACACATCAATCAGAATACCCAATTGATTATGAACAACATGTATATGAACAATATTTTTATGATTATGGAGCTAGTGGTTATTATACTGGTTATGAACAGGAACCTAGTCAACCAGTTAATATACCACCACCTGAACAACCTACAGAACCAGAACCAAGTTATCAACCTACTCAACAATATTATCCTGAACCATATCAACAGTATCAAGGATATCTTCCATATCAACCTTATAAAGATGGAGAATATAACCAGTTTCCAATTACTCATCTGGAATATATGCCTTATTATATTCCAGAACAAGAGCCAATATTCTATTATGTTCCAACTTCTGAATTTCCAAATCAACCACAACAGATTCCATTACCAGAAACAGTACCAGATATTTATAATCCACAACACATTTTACAACCTAGTGGTTATCAACATTTCGAACCTACTGAATCACAACCTCAGGAGCCTATAACTGAATCTGGACCTAGTGAATCTGGACCTAGTGAATCTGAACCTActgatgatgaagaaaataatttcgATACAATAGTTAAGgaattagaaaaattaattgatgatgatgaaacAGATGATCAAGCAGATGATCCAACAGTAGAATCTGTTGAATATGgtaatactaatactgaTGGAAATGACAGTGAAGATGAAAATTTCGAAGTAAAAGAGAATGATGAAGAATCTACTGTACCTGAACTATCTAAAGAAGAATCTTCAGTTGAAAAATATACTGGTGACCCTAAAGATAAAACTGTATATGGAATTGCTGATCCAGTCAAAGAATGTaagaaaattaatcttTTTAAAAGAGATAGTTGTGGACATTTTGTGTCAATGGTATGGCCTGgagaatttgaaaaaattgaagatcgttatattataaaatggAAGAATTTCAATCATCTGGAAGCTGTAAGATGTGATGATAGTTTCGTATGGAAACGTGGTCCAAGTGAACCACGTCCAGTATCATTGGCATATCATAAAACTGATtcttgttttatttttggaTATGAAAGTGAATTTGTCTTAATAAAATGGATAAAAGTTAAATGGTCAAAAAAAGCGAGAAAATTACcagaatatattaaattttacacTATAGATTCAGAAGGAAATGATGTTGAACTTACACGTAATGATTATACAGTTGAagtaaatattaaaaaaaacattagatataaattaaatgattgTAAATGTACTAAGATTATAGTTAGAAATATGGTGGTTTGggaaaataaatatgataataattatcCCACATCAgtaatgtatattttaagCACAAATgttttgatattttttaataatgttattcTTTCATTTGGAAAAAGACATGGTAAATATGTATTAATGAAAAcaattaacaaataa
- a CDS encoding Theileria-specific sub-telomeric protein, SVSP family, putative (chr2.C.cand.525 - partial P,Q-rich family;~Signal peptide predicted for TA11385 by SignalP 2.0 HMM (Signal peptide probability 0.701, signal anchor probability 0.000) with cleavage site probability 0.690 between residues 21 and 22): MDRYLNYKCVLILILIKCVYSSDKSDDLHTGPIPSCDSDDGNFEVSETTERLNKTTLNETITETTQNETVSDIATQTDPQQPTQPIVYYLVEPHPTIQQPTHSGYEPQPQQPQHPQPYTAHQYPGYQPIPIQQPIPRPQLEHYGTGYGPIPIQQPIPPPPIPVTIPIPHPYEPHPIYQSGPYGPYQTQPPQGTGYYGTQQPIPIQQPYQPYQEPQIPIPIPYPQIHIPEQHIQPQPQIQQPYGPQHQQHPPIHQPYGPIPQPIPIPILQPIPRPQHPPLQQPYGPQIPRQQIPYQHPPLQQPIPQIPQHQQIPIHTPPQSPHQGYPIPYQPIQPPPEQGHQHPIPIPRQPIPSIRLTTYGPPRFRPQVPIRLTTYGPPRFRPRGIPGPIIQRPTYMPTTESINYGPTQQTIPTEEPSQEDSKESTEPTQTMEPTETQDSSLPTTHEPIDEPTQAEEPTKEPSAETSTQANTQTEPIHTTEELEPETIPVEIESDEDEEPPKPPSGPGDGDQPPDKPEEGSGEEGDGEEPEEEEGEDKKPPEIIRTCKTITFMKLNEEGKLAEMILEKDYKVRYYNENVVKYIFEKTVNKVMCDGEIVYEKLTNHPYCRSVIYNKCSENFIFRHDKHFILIKLVNKIWKIARKRKYPKYIKFFASNDNGKFVQIAEEFYIVNVRSTGTFKYTFTKDVKCVKLVFKKQLVWEKTDIDEGYPTGFSVSERLRIILIFKGYFNIYERSDKIYRKTYSSRDGLS; encoded by the coding sequence atggatagatatttaaattataaatgtgtacTTATATTGATACTTATCAAATGTGTATACTCTTCTGATAAATCAGATGATCTACACACAGGCCCTATACCCAGTTGTGATAGTGATGATGGAAATTTTGAGGTATCTGAAACTACTGAAAGACTAAATAAAACTACTCTGAATGAAACTATAACTGAAACTACTCAGAATGAAACTGTTAGTGATATAGCAACACAAACAGATCCACAACAACCAACTCAACcaatagtatattatttagtagAACCACATCCAACAATTCAACAACCTACTCATTCAGGATATGAACCACAACCTCAACAACCTCAACATCCTCAACCTTATACTGCACATCAGTATCCAGGATATCAACCTATACCTATACAACAACCTATACCACGACCACAACTAGAACACTATGGAACAGGATATGGACCAATACCAATTCAACAACCAATACCTCCACCACCAATACCTGTGACTATACCAATACCCCATCCATATGAACCACATCCAATATATCAGTCTGGACCTTATGGACCTTATCAAACTCAACCACCTCAAGGTACAGGTTATTATGGAACACAACAACCAATACCAATTCAACAACCTTATCAGCCTTATCAAGAACCTCAAATACCAATTCCAATTCCATATCCACAAATTCATATACCAGAACAACATATTCAACCACAGCCACAAATTCAACAACCTTATGGACCTCAACATCAACAACATCCACCAATTCATCAGCCTTATGGACCTATACCACAGCCAATACCTATACCTATACTACAACCTATACCTCGACCACAACATCCACCACTACAACAACCTTATGGACCACAAATACCTCGACAACAAATACCTTATCAACATCCACCACTACAACAGCCTATACCACAAATACCACAACATCAACAAATACCAATTCATACACCACCGCAATCACCTCATCAAGGATATCCAATACCTTATCAACCTATTCAACCTCCACCAGAACAAGGACATCAACACCCTATTCCAATTCCACGACAACCAATTCCATCAATAAGATTAACTACTTATGGACCTCCTAGATTTAGACCACAAGTACCAATAAGATTAACTACTTACGGACCTCCTAGATTTAGACCTAGAGGAATACCAGGACCTATAATTCAGAGACCAACTTATATGCCAACTACTGAATCCATCAATTATGGTCCAACTCAACAAACAATTCCAACTGAAGAACCTAGTCAGGAAGACTCTAAAGAATCTACTGAACCTACTCAAACAATGGAACCTACTGAAACTCAAGACTCTAGTCTACCTACTACTCATGAACCTATTGATGAACCTACTCAAGCTGAAGAACCTACTAAAGAACCATCTGCTGAAACATCTACTCAAGCTAATACTCAAACTGAACCAATACATACTACTGAAGAATTAGAGCCAGAAACTATTCCAGTAGAAATTGAatcagatgaagatgaagaacCTCCAAAACCTCCAAGTGGACCTGGAGATGGAGATCAGCCACCAGATAAACCTGAAGAGGGAAGTGGAGAAGAAGGAGATGGAGAAGAACctgaagaagaagaaggAGAAGATAAAAAACCACCTGAAATAATAAGGACATGTAAAACAATAACATTTATGAAACTGAATGAGGAAGGTAAATTAGCTGAAATGATTTTGGAAAAAGATTATAAAGTTAGAtattataatgaaaatgtgGTAAAATACATATTTGAAAAAACAGTAAATAAAGTAATGTGTGATGGTGAAATTGTTTATGAGAAATTAACTAATCATCCTTATTGTAGATCtgtaatttataataaatgttcagaaaattttatatttaggCATGataaacattttatattaataaagttagttaataaaatatggAAAATAGCAAGGAAGAGGAAATATccaaaatatataaaattttttgcTAGTAATGATAATGGTAAATTCGTTCAAATTGCTGAAGAGTTTTATATTGTTAATGTTAGATCAACAGGAACCTTTAAGTATACATTTACAAAAGATGTAAAGTGTGttaaattagtatttaAAAAGCAACTAGTATGGGAAAAAACTGATATTGATGAAGGATATCCAACTGGATTTTCTGTTTCTGAAAGATTGAGAATTATTCTCATTTTCAAAggatattttaatatatatgaaAGATCTGATAAGATATATAGAAAAACATATTCAAGTCGGGATGGATTATcttga
- a CDS encoding Theileria-specific sub-telomeric protein, SVSP family, putative (Tap387d05.p1c.cand.2 - score = 20.90) — protein sequence MNILLTNNIMDRCLNYKCVIILILIKCVYSSDKPINTHITTGDGSDNEEDNFEVTETTEITEGVTGTQTEPVKDVETQTDPQQTPHPIVYYLVGPHPEQQPIGPQAYYQPVYQQPYHPIPPQYYTGYGPPQPYYPGPYEQYQPYQQAYQPHQQPQPQPQYYPHPGYQVPYQPYPPYLPQQPTYQPYPGYQVPYQPYGRPPPIQGPTPPKEQSEQITRRRPKFRPKDQQGQFGLGGDEITQVVSKEPKFCKAITLMKKNEDGNLVQMTEKDYKILFEDNNITKYEPTCDVEQVLCDDDSVYEHRPGDPYSTLINYNISENKFILKLVDGFLFFKHRHGKWLPSKHRIPNYVKYFSKDSEGNDVEINSENYELELSSTGAIRCEFKVGVQCYKILYKDTKVWEKSSIEKFPSLISYTIKEDFMIYYDNTVKIYKRYGRKFVLFSTRPNKKYYKSP from the coding sequence atgaatatattattaaccaataatattatggatagatgtttaaattataaatgtgtaattataTTGATACTTATCAAATGTGTATACTCTTCTGATAAACCAATTAACACACATATAACTACTGGAGATGGTAGTGATAATGAAGAAGATAACTTTGAGGTAACAGAAACTACTGAAATAACTGAAGGAGTGACTGGAACTCAGACTGAACCTGTTAAAGATGTAGAAACACAAACAGATCCACAACAAACTCCTCATCcaatagtatattatttagtagGACCACATCCAGAACAACAACCTATAGGTCCCCAGGCATATTATCAGCCAGTATATCAACAACCTTATCATCCTATTCCACCACAATATTATACAGGATATGGTCCTCCTCAACCATATTATCCAGGACCTTATGAACAGTATCAACCTTATCAACAAGCATATCAACCTCATCAACAGCCACAACCACAGCCACAATACTATCCACACCCAGGATATCAAGTACCCTATCAACCTTATCCGCCTTATCTACCACAACAACCAACTTATCAGCCATATCCAGGATATCAAGTACCCTATCAACCTTATGGACGTCCACCACCAATTCAAGGACCTACTCCACCTAAAGAACAATCAGAACAAATAACTCGGCGACGACCTAAATTTAGACCTAAAGATCAACAAGGACAATTTGGATTAGGAGGTGATGAAATAACACAAGTTGTATCTAAAGAACctaaattttgtaaagcAATAACTCTTATGAAGAAGAATGAGGATGGTAATTTAGTTCAAATGACTGAAAAAGATTACAAAATACTCTTtgaagataataatataacaaaataTGAGCCCACATGTGATGTTGAACAAGTACTTTGTGATGATGATAGTGTTTATGAGCATAGGCCTGGAGATCCATATTCCACACTGATAAACTATAACATAtcagaaaataaatttatacttaaACTAGTAGATGGGttcttattttttaagCATAGACACGGGAAATGGTTACCTTCAAAACATAGAATTCCGAACTACGTTAAATACTTTTCAAAAGATTCTGAAGGTAATGATGTTGAAATAAATTCAGAAAACTATGAGCTTGAACTTAGTTCAACGGGAGCAATAAGATGTGAATTTAAAGTTGGTGTACaatgttataaaattttgtataaagATACAAAGGTATGGGAGAAGAGTTCTATTGAAAAATTCCCTTCGTTGATATCATATACGATCAAGGAAGATTTCATGATTTATTACGATAATAcagttaaaatatataaaagatATGGTAGAAAATTTGTGCTGTTTAGTACTAGGccaaataaaaaatattataaatcgCCTTGA
- a CDS encoding Theileria-specific sub-telomeric protein, SVSP family, putative (Tap387d05.p1c.cand.3 - score = 20.68;~SMART 1 transmembrane domain at aa 13-35;~1 probable transmembrane helix predicted for TA09425 by TMHMM2.0 at aa 13-35;~Signal anchor predicted for TA09425 by SignalP 2.0 HMM (Signal peptide probability 0.002, signal anchor probability 0.754) with cleavage site probability 0.001 between residues 40 and 41), protein MKSYHINFQIPHGLIINYRMNIYVIFIYTFILFVVKSSLCYDRYPRYSTPDDDTDDDDNFDVTQSGQPIQPQPDQQHIPVYYGGHTYPPVQPQPHYPHPQQPLQQYILPQPYYTQQPYYPGPPTHPFQPILGPYQPPYQTVQGPHPQQPIILPQPPPHPQPYYPGYVPLPPTHPPYQPPQYGPYQQGYPPYQPTLQQPVQETQPTHPGYQPTQQQQQLTEPTQHPQQPQPYYGPPPQPPLVLPYQPPQAQPEPPQYPGYYPYQPYQHPIQPSRIQPPEQPTDYDPYHPYQPYYPTQPTTQPYGPTTHSGLEPTPIREPSEILKEYDQLADKLTSAAKDKVLKKQKELDFIKFYKKTKKGDLVPMAENDFKILFTNMFVTKYLFKANVEQLIFNDDTVYIHKPGKPYCTSLTYNKKSKFFAINLEDGSFLYINKRKGQWRTFAMKVEDYIKLYTHDSQGNDLLLSSEHYYIDIASKGSFKYTFKKGVYCTKIIFNQKLVWEKTDDEPFPNAVSVTSKTNVVIHYDNYVSVYSIVRGQFKGLYIKPIKKVLMNIK, encoded by the coding sequence atgaaaTCTTATCATATTAATTTCCAGATCCCCCATggattaattataaattatagaatgaatatttatgtaatattcatatacacatttatattatttgttgtTAAATCTTCTTTATGTTATGATCGATATCCTAGATATTCAACTCCAGATGATGATACTGATGATGATGATAACTTTGATGTAACACAATCCGGACAACCAATTCAACCACAACCCGATCAACAACATATACCTGTATATTATGGAGGACATACTTATCCACCTGTACAACCACAACCACATTATCCTCATCCACAACAACCTCTACAACAGTATATACTTCCTCAACCATATTATACACAACAACCATATTATCCCGGACCACCTACACATCCATTTCAACCTATACTAGGACCTTATCAACCTCCATATCAAACTGTACAAGGACCACATCCACAACAACCTATAATATTACCTCAACCTCCACCTCATCCACAACCATATTATCCAGGATATGTACCATTACCACCTACACATCCACCATATCAGCCTCCACAATATGGTCCTTATCAACAAGGATATCCTCCATATCAACCAACACTGCAACAACCTGTACAAGAAACTCAACCAACACATCCAGGATATCAACCTACACaacaacaacaacaacTCACTGAACCTACTCAACATCCACAACAGCCACAACCATATTATGGACCACCTCCTCAACCACCACTAGTTCTACCTTATCAGCCTCCACAAGCACAACCAGAGCCACCACAGTATCCAGGATACTACCCATATCAACCATATCAACATCCAATTCAACCTTCTCGTATACAACCTCCAGAACAACCTACTGATTACGATCCATATCATCCATATCAACCCTATTATCCAACTCAACCTACTACACAACCATATGGACCTACTACTCATTCAGGACTTGAACCTACACCAATAAGAGAACCTTCAGAAATACTTAAAGAATATGATCAATTAGCAGATAAATTAACTTCTGCTGCAAAAGATaaagtattaaaaaaacaaaaagaATTGGactttataaaattctataaaaaaactaaaaaagGCGACTTGGTTCCAATGGCTGAAAATGatttcaaaatattatttaccAATATGTTTGTGactaaatatttatttaaagcAAACGTTGAAcaactaatttttaacGATGATACAGTTTATATTCATAAACCTGGAAAACCATATTGTACATCATTAACTTACAACAAAAAAAGTAAATTTTTTGCCATTAATCTTGAAGATGGTTCAtttctttatattaataaacgTAAAGGTCAGTGGAGAACATTTGCAATGAAAGTTGAGGATTATATTAAACTGTATACTCATGATTCACAAGGAAATGACCTGTTGTTGAGTAGTGAACACTATTATATTGATATAGCAAGCAAAGgttcatttaaatatacatttaaaaaAGGAGTATACTGTActaaaatcatatttaatCAAAAGTTAGTTTGGGAAAAAACTGATGATGAACCATTTCCAAATGCAGTATCTGTTACATCCAAAACGAATGTAGTTATACATTATGATAATTATGTTTCGGTATATTCTATTGTTAGAGGACAATTTAAGggattatatattaaaccAATAAAGAAGgttttaatgaatattaaataa